Proteins encoded in a region of the Vibrio sp. CB1-14 genome:
- the fliF gene encoding flagellar basal-body MS-ring/collar protein FliF, translated as MAQDNQSTDVAVMDSGADTAMVSSTDIASDSQNPDINEKSSSKFDLAVGDLDLLRQIVLVLSISICVALIVMLFFWVKEPEMRPLGVYETEELIPVLDYLDQKKVAYKLSGNSLSVPASEYNSLKLDMVRAGLNRSSNAGDDILMQDMGFGVSQRLEQERLKLSRERQLAKAIEQMKQVRTARILLALPKQSVFVRHNQEASASVFLTLAMGASLKQQEVDSVVDMVASAVPGMKPSRITVTDQHGRLLNSGSQDATSMVRRKEQELERNQEQALREKIDSVLIPILGLGNYTAQVDIELDFSAVEQTRKRFDPNTPATRSEYTLEDYNNGNVVAGVPGALSNQPPADASIPTDVAQMKDGSVMGQGSVHKEATRNFELDTTISHERKQTGVVNRQTVAVAIKNRAKVNPDTGEVTYEPRSESELAALRQILVGAVGFSENRGDLLNVLSMTFEEPAAELLPDVPIWEHPNFNDWIRWFASALVIVVVVMVLIRPAMKKLLNPAAAEEDEQLYGPDGLPLGADGETSLIGTDIDGSELFEFSSGIDLPNLHKDEDVLKAVRALVANEPELAAQVVKNWMAEN; from the coding sequence GTGGCTCAAGATAACCAGTCGACCGACGTCGCAGTCATGGACAGTGGTGCGGATACCGCAATGGTCTCCAGCACAGACATCGCAAGCGATAGTCAAAATCCTGACATTAATGAAAAAAGCAGCTCCAAGTTTGATTTGGCCGTCGGCGATCTCGATCTGCTACGACAAATTGTACTGGTGCTGTCTATCTCAATCTGTGTCGCTTTGATTGTGATGCTATTTTTCTGGGTCAAAGAGCCCGAAATGCGCCCGCTTGGGGTATACGAAACCGAAGAATTGATCCCGGTTCTCGATTACCTAGATCAGAAAAAAGTCGCCTATAAGCTTAGTGGCAACTCTTTGAGCGTACCTGCAAGCGAATACAACAGCCTCAAACTCGATATGGTGCGTGCCGGACTTAACCGCTCGTCGAACGCTGGTGACGATATCTTGATGCAAGATATGGGGTTTGGTGTGTCTCAGCGTCTTGAGCAAGAGCGCCTCAAACTCAGCCGTGAAAGGCAGCTTGCTAAAGCCATCGAACAAATGAAGCAAGTGCGCACCGCGCGCATACTGCTCGCACTGCCAAAACAAAGCGTGTTTGTTCGCCATAACCAAGAAGCGTCTGCTTCGGTATTTTTGACATTGGCGATGGGGGCGTCTCTCAAACAGCAAGAAGTCGATTCTGTGGTCGATATGGTAGCGAGTGCTGTACCTGGTATGAAGCCATCACGCATTACCGTTACTGATCAGCATGGCCGTCTTCTTAACTCAGGGTCTCAAGATGCGACGTCAATGGTAAGACGCAAAGAGCAAGAGCTTGAGCGTAACCAAGAACAAGCATTGCGTGAGAAAATTGATTCAGTCCTTATCCCAATTTTGGGATTGGGCAACTACACCGCTCAAGTAGATATCGAACTCGACTTTAGTGCTGTAGAGCAAACGCGCAAGCGTTTCGATCCTAATACCCCAGCTACACGAAGCGAATACACGCTAGAAGATTATAACAACGGCAATGTGGTTGCCGGTGTGCCAGGTGCGCTGAGCAATCAACCGCCCGCCGATGCGTCGATTCCGACTGATGTGGCGCAGATGAAAGATGGTTCTGTGATGGGGCAAGGCTCAGTACATAAAGAAGCCACGCGCAACTTTGAACTCGATACCACCATTAGCCATGAGCGTAAACAAACAGGTGTTGTTAACCGCCAAACCGTTGCGGTTGCCATCAAAAACCGCGCGAAAGTCAATCCCGATACCGGTGAAGTGACCTACGAGCCGCGCTCTGAAAGTGAGCTAGCAGCACTGCGTCAAATTCTCGTGGGTGCGGTAGGCTTTAGTGAAAATCGTGGTGACTTATTGAATGTTCTTAGTATGACCTTCGAAGAGCCAGCAGCTGAGCTTCTGCCAGATGTGCCAATTTGGGAGCATCCAAACTTCAATGATTGGATCCGCTGGTTCGCAAGTGCGCTCGTTATCGTGGTTGTCGTGATGGTGCTCATCCGTCCTGCGATGAAGAAACTGCTTAACCCTGCCGCAGCAGAAGAAGACGAGCAGTTATACGGCCCTGATGGTCTACCGCTTGGTGCGGATGGAGAAACTAGCTTGATTGGCACCGATATCGACGGCAGTGAACTGTTTGAATTTAGCTCCGGCATTGATTTGCCGAACCTACATAAAGATGAAGACGTGTTGAAAGCGGTGCGTGCACTGGTGGCCAACGAACCTGAACTGGCTGCGCAAGTAGTGAAAAACTGGATGGCTGAGAACTAA
- the fliE gene encoding flagellar hook-basal body complex protein FliE, which translates to MKVDGLNHEMQAMMFEASNAKPTATAHQVGANFGDMLSQAVNNVNGLQKTSGDLQTRFDRGDADVSLSDVMIARNKSSVAFEATIQVRNKLVEAYKELMNMPV; encoded by the coding sequence ATGAAAGTTGACGGACTAAACCATGAAATGCAGGCGATGATGTTTGAAGCCTCAAACGCAAAGCCGACAGCGACCGCCCATCAAGTGGGTGCCAACTTTGGCGACATGTTGTCCCAAGCAGTGAATAACGTAAATGGTCTCCAAAAAACCTCTGGTGATCTACAAACTCGTTTTGACCGTGGTGACGCAGATGTCTCATTGTCAGACGTCATGATTGCTCGCAACAAGTCGAGTGTCGCTTTCGAAGCAACCATCCAAGTGAGAAATAAGCTCGTCGAAGCCTATAAAGAACTCATGAATATGCCCGTGTAA
- a CDS encoding sigma-54-dependent transcriptional regulator, whose amino-acid sequence MAQSKVLIVEDDEGLREALVDTLALAGYEWVEADCAEDALVKLKTQPVDIVVSDVQMAGMGGLALLRNIKQHWPNLPVLLMTAYANIEDAVAAMKEGAIDYMAKPFAPEVLLNMVSRYAPVKSDDNGDAVVADAKSIQLLTLAEKVAKTDASVMVLGPSGSGKEVMSRYIHNKSLRADGPFVAINCAAIPDNMLEATLFGYEKGAFTGAIQACPGKFEQAQGGTILLDEISEMDLNLQAKLLRVLQEREVERLGSRKSIALDVRVLATSNRDLKQYVQEGNFREDLYYRLNVFPIAWPALRERTGDIAPLARHLTERHCKKLGMPVPEFTEQALAKLQSYPWPGNVRELDNVVQRALILCDQSQVAAEHILLEGVDWQDASSLQIAVSDPVSIATPMVAPVAEVESELARPVASGEGLGGELRDQEFAIILDTLKECEGRRKEMSEKLGISPRTLRYKLAKMRDAGIEIPS is encoded by the coding sequence ATGGCTCAGAGCAAAGTATTGATCGTTGAAGATGATGAAGGTCTTCGCGAAGCATTAGTCGATACGCTGGCGCTTGCTGGCTATGAATGGGTTGAAGCGGATTGCGCGGAAGATGCGTTAGTGAAACTAAAAACGCAACCTGTAGACATAGTGGTTTCTGACGTTCAGATGGCTGGCATGGGTGGTTTGGCGCTGCTTCGCAATATCAAGCAGCACTGGCCGAATCTGCCTGTTCTTCTAATGACGGCATACGCCAACATTGAAGATGCCGTAGCAGCAATGAAAGAAGGTGCTATCGACTACATGGCGAAGCCATTTGCCCCTGAAGTTCTGCTCAATATGGTTAGCCGTTACGCACCCGTTAAGTCGGACGACAATGGCGACGCTGTGGTAGCGGATGCGAAAAGTATTCAGTTGTTGACACTCGCGGAAAAAGTGGCCAAAACCGATGCCAGCGTGATGGTGCTGGGTCCAAGCGGCTCAGGTAAAGAAGTGATGTCTCGTTACATTCACAACAAGTCACTGCGTGCTGATGGTCCCTTTGTTGCGATTAACTGTGCAGCCATCCCAGACAACATGCTAGAAGCAACGCTGTTTGGTTACGAAAAAGGTGCCTTTACCGGTGCCATCCAAGCTTGTCCGGGCAAGTTTGAACAGGCGCAGGGCGGCACTATTTTGCTTGATGAAATCAGTGAAATGGATCTTAATCTGCAAGCAAAACTGCTGCGTGTTCTGCAAGAACGCGAAGTAGAGCGTCTTGGAAGCCGTAAAAGTATCGCTCTTGATGTTCGTGTTCTAGCAACCAGTAACCGTGACCTCAAACAGTACGTTCAAGAAGGCAACTTCCGTGAAGACTTGTATTACCGTCTTAACGTGTTCCCAATTGCGTGGCCTGCGCTGCGCGAGCGTACGGGTGACATCGCGCCTCTCGCTCGCCACTTAACGGAGCGTCACTGTAAGAAATTAGGTATGCCGGTGCCAGAGTTTACTGAACAAGCTTTGGCGAAACTGCAAAGCTACCCTTGGCCTGGCAACGTACGTGAGCTCGACAACGTGGTGCAGCGCGCTCTGATTCTTTGTGATCAAAGCCAAGTTGCGGCTGAGCATATTTTGCTTGAAGGCGTGGATTGGCAAGATGCATCGAGCCTACAAATAGCAGTATCCGACCCAGTATCCATCGCTACTCCAATGGTTGCTCCGGTAGCCGAAGTCGAGTCTGAACTGGCTCGTCCGGTGGCGAGTGGTGAAGGACTTGGCGGCGAGCTTCGTGACCAAGAGTTTGCGATTATCTTAGACACATTAAAAGAGTGTGAAGGTCGTCGCAAAGAGATGTCAGAGAAGCTGGGCATCAGCCCACGCACTTTACGCTACAAGCTCGCTAAAATGCGCGATGCGGGAATTGAGATCCCTAGCTAA
- a CDS encoding sensor histidine kinase — protein sequence MVNETSQSEPESSSHLDSLESQVERYQQVIEAMPAGVILLDSQGVVREANPEAHRILEIPLVGQKWFHLIQVVFDPKEDDGHEVSLRNGRKVRLAISASSTGQLILITDLTETRLLQSRVSDLQRLSSLGRMVASLAHQVRTPLSSAMLYASNLAAPNLPQATRERFQVKLVDRLHDLEKQVNDMLLFAKGGDNKVIKPFTIGDLVAEYQPMVETTLKSNQIDYCLEVEQEQTPLLGNVNALASALSNLVLNAVQIAGKGSQVDVFFRPVNNELKISVQDSGPGIPKELQQKIMEPFFTTRSQGTGLGLAVVQMVCRAHEGRLELISEENDGACFTMCLPLAKTPSDQEVTDEGHN from the coding sequence ATGGTCAACGAAACCTCGCAGTCTGAACCTGAATCCAGTTCGCACTTAGATTCTCTTGAGTCACAAGTTGAGCGTTATCAGCAAGTCATTGAAGCGATGCCCGCCGGTGTGATTTTGCTCGATAGCCAAGGGGTAGTGCGTGAAGCGAATCCAGAAGCACACCGCATTCTCGAGATCCCGCTAGTGGGTCAAAAGTGGTTTCATCTTATTCAAGTCGTATTCGACCCAAAAGAAGATGACGGGCATGAGGTATCTTTGCGTAATGGCCGCAAAGTACGTTTGGCTATTTCAGCGTCATCGACTGGGCAACTGATCCTGATTACCGATTTGACGGAAACTCGTTTATTGCAATCACGGGTCAGTGATTTGCAGCGACTGTCGTCATTGGGGCGCATGGTGGCTTCATTGGCACACCAGGTTCGCACGCCGCTATCGAGTGCAATGCTATATGCATCAAACTTAGCCGCACCGAACCTTCCACAAGCGACGCGCGAGCGTTTTCAAGTCAAATTGGTCGATAGACTGCATGATCTCGAAAAGCAGGTTAACGACATGCTACTGTTCGCTAAGGGCGGCGACAACAAGGTGATTAAGCCATTTACTATTGGTGATTTGGTTGCCGAATATCAGCCTATGGTCGAGACAACGCTTAAAAGCAATCAAATCGACTACTGCTTGGAAGTCGAACAAGAACAGACACCGCTGTTAGGCAACGTGAACGCGCTAGCGTCAGCACTGAGTAATCTAGTGCTTAACGCGGTGCAAATTGCAGGCAAGGGCTCTCAGGTCGATGTTTTCTTTAGACCGGTAAATAACGAGTTGAAAATCTCGGTACAAGACAGCGGCCCTGGTATACCGAAAGAGCTACAACAAAAAATCATGGAACCATTTTTCACCACACGCTCTCAAGGCACGGGTCTTGGACTTGCTGTGGTGCAAATGGTGTGTCGTGCCCACGAGGGACGATTGGAATTAATATCAGAAGAGAATGATGGTGCTTGTTTTACCATGTGCTTGCCACTGGCAAAAACACCGTCGGATCAAGAAGTAACGGACGAAGGACATAACTGA
- a CDS encoding sigma-54 dependent transcriptional regulator yields the protein MQDLAKLLVIADDSQVRNNLQTILEFVGEHCVAISSSDINQIDWTQTWSGCIVGALQSATLSNALLAQLAVSNHIPLLVTSEFTGAVESLTSFVGELEFPLNYPQLSDALRHCREFLGRKGVQVPSATRKNTLFRSLVGQSSGIQEVRHLIEQVSGSEANVLILGESGTGKEVVARNIHYHSSRRKGPFVPVNCGAIPPDLLESELFGHEKGAFTGAITARKGRFELAEGGTLFLDEIGDMPMPMQVKLLRVLQERVFERVGGTSVIKANVRIVAATHRDLETMIQETQFREDLYYRLNVFPIEMPSLRERKDDIPLLLQELLARMEAEGGQPICFAPRSINSLMEHDWPGNVRELANLVERMVILYPNSLVDVNHLPVKYRYSDIPEFQPEMNTLKTIEEQERDALDSIFSDDFSFDDEPEFDSQHAPQSLPPEGVNLKEMLADLEVNMINQALDAQDGIVARAADMLGMRRTTLVEKMRKYAIHR from the coding sequence ATGCAAGACTTAGCTAAACTTCTTGTTATTGCTGACGACTCGCAAGTGCGCAATAACCTTCAGACTATCCTTGAGTTTGTAGGTGAGCACTGCGTTGCAATTTCATCGAGCGACATCAATCAAATTGATTGGACTCAGACCTGGTCTGGGTGCATCGTTGGTGCACTGCAAAGCGCGACCCTCTCCAACGCCTTGCTGGCTCAGCTTGCTGTGTCAAATCACATCCCACTCCTTGTCACTAGTGAGTTTACGGGCGCAGTTGAATCACTGACCAGTTTTGTTGGTGAACTTGAATTCCCGCTCAATTACCCGCAGCTCAGCGATGCTTTGCGTCATTGCCGCGAGTTTTTGGGGCGTAAAGGCGTACAAGTCCCATCCGCGACGCGCAAGAATACCCTGTTTCGCAGCCTAGTTGGCCAAAGCTCTGGTATCCAAGAGGTTCGCCATCTAATTGAGCAAGTCTCTGGTTCAGAAGCGAATGTGCTGATTTTAGGTGAATCGGGTACTGGTAAAGAAGTGGTGGCGCGCAATATTCACTATCATTCCAGTCGTCGCAAAGGCCCGTTTGTACCGGTTAACTGTGGTGCAATCCCACCAGATCTGCTGGAGAGTGAACTGTTTGGCCACGAGAAAGGGGCGTTTACTGGCGCAATCACTGCACGTAAAGGGCGCTTTGAGCTCGCTGAAGGCGGCACTCTATTTCTCGATGAAATTGGCGATATGCCAATGCCAATGCAAGTGAAGCTTCTGCGTGTACTTCAAGAGCGAGTATTTGAACGTGTTGGCGGTACATCAGTGATCAAGGCTAATGTTCGCATTGTAGCGGCGACGCACCGCGATCTTGAAACCATGATTCAAGAGACTCAGTTCCGAGAAGATCTCTACTATCGCCTAAATGTGTTCCCAATTGAGATGCCATCACTTCGTGAGCGCAAAGACGATATTCCACTGCTACTTCAAGAGCTTCTAGCACGCATGGAAGCGGAAGGTGGTCAACCAATCTGCTTTGCACCGCGCTCAATTAACTCATTGATGGAGCACGATTGGCCCGGCAATGTTCGTGAACTCGCTAACCTAGTAGAGCGTATGGTGATCCTGTATCCAAACAGCCTAGTTGATGTAAACCATCTTCCGGTGAAGTATCGCTACAGTGACATCCCGGAATTCCAACCAGAGATGAATACACTCAAGACCATCGAAGAGCAGGAGCGAGACGCACTGGATAGTATCTTCTCAGATGACTTCTCTTTTGATGATGAACCTGAGTTTGACTCACAACATGCGCCTCAGTCACTGCCTCCAGAAGGTGTGAACCTGAAAGAGATGCTGGCAGATCTTGAAGTTAATATGATTAACCAAGCGCTGGATGCGCAAGATGGCATCGTTGCTCGTGCTGCTGATATGCTGGGTATGCGCCGTACCACCCTAGTTGAGAAAATGCGTAAGTACGCCATTCATCGCTAG
- the fliS gene encoding flagellar export chaperone FliS, with amino-acid sequence MRGSLQAYKKVSVDSQLTAASPHKVIQMLMGGAIERLIQAKAAMEQGNIPVKGERIGKALDIIIALRSCLSMDDGGDIAKNLDQLYEFMIGQITEANHENNPQPIDDVIEIIREIKSAWDQIPSNYHNLTAQEVGI; translated from the coding sequence ATGCGTGGTTCATTGCAAGCATACAAGAAAGTTTCTGTAGACAGTCAGTTGACGGCTGCCTCACCGCACAAAGTTATCCAAATGCTTATGGGTGGTGCTATTGAAAGGCTAATCCAAGCAAAAGCAGCGATGGAGCAAGGCAACATTCCTGTAAAAGGTGAGCGTATTGGTAAAGCTCTCGACATCATTATTGCCCTGCGTAGCTGCCTTTCTATGGACGATGGTGGCGATATCGCTAAAAACTTAGATCAATTGTACGAATTCATGATCGGTCAGATTACCGAGGCAAACCATGAAAACAACCCGCAGCCAATTGATGACGTAATTGAGATCATCCGTGAAATCAAGTCAGCGTGGGACCAAATCCCTTCTAACTATCACAACCTAACTGCTCAAGAAGTAGGTATTTAA
- a CDS encoding flagellar protein FliT produces MLVFNELSDLDHRLLSLIENIDPETEEIHQLVDKREQLIKTIIDVCKRNPNLQQSAQWQHVVESTRHIAQLMESKTEQLGQSLRKYRHGKRSLQQYKKFI; encoded by the coding sequence ATGCTTGTTTTCAATGAGTTAAGTGATTTAGATCACCGTTTATTATCTCTGATAGAAAATATTGACCCAGAGACTGAAGAAATTCATCAGTTGGTCGATAAAAGAGAACAGTTAATCAAAACCATTATTGATGTCTGCAAAAGGAATCCGAACCTGCAGCAAAGTGCTCAGTGGCAGCATGTGGTCGAGTCGACTCGCCATATTGCCCAGCTGATGGAATCAAAAACGGAACAACTGGGACAGTCGTTAAGAAAATACCGACACGGTAAACGTTCCTTACAGCAGTACAAAAAATTTATTTGA
- the fliD gene encoding flagellar filament capping protein FliD: protein MGPIGMSSGMDINSMVSKIVDAERIPKQQRIDFERVKIDTSISAYGRLRESLDTMKNLMANFRQEKAFALRSVNSTEENIVTATATTDAIAGKYAVDVLQLAQSHKIASDVIPDDTRFGTGKLQISLGDEQFDLSLRKNSRLTDVVRAINGASDNPGVRASIIKDRNGPRLIAASDQSGAEKALTIGVEAEPGNDLFRFEFKTIEQRVRDLEQAQAEALSVLGLPPQDGEQEQAVGEAQESLPGEETGDGQTVDGKAAEDTQSVEQAAQEGEANPESPQEANSGRPEDTIPGWTETASGTLMDSYQAPEPELDEKAIEKSKQVPGWSNTASGTLTDSYVTPEEAQAKLEDELAAEKAAIVKAVADGDMTEEEAKKLEREKLSPEERERLEKVEAIQSELAEAQRSMQIYMGMSEVQSAQDSVVLLDGVAELSSHNNVIEDAIEGVDLTLKGTTKPGERAAEIGVEYDRDSVRADIEQFVNAYNQFFQVSQDLSKVDPTTGRAGPLAGDSIVRSADSRLKSVFSSSVEGAPKDLQSLTEFGITTTREGRLEINYQLLDKQLNNNFGNLGDFFGGNNGFAKKVEDAIHSMTGMTGSIRTREKSLSEQNYRLNDDQTSLDRRMEGIEKRTQDKFAAMQDATGKMQAQLAGMMNALS from the coding sequence ATGGGCCCGATAGGGATGTCATCTGGCATGGATATCAATTCCATGGTGAGCAAAATCGTCGATGCGGAGCGCATACCAAAGCAGCAACGTATTGATTTTGAACGCGTAAAAATTGATACCAGTATCAGTGCCTATGGACGGCTCCGAGAATCACTCGATACGATGAAAAACCTGATGGCAAATTTTCGTCAGGAAAAAGCGTTTGCACTGCGAAGTGTAAACAGCACTGAAGAAAATATTGTCACAGCCACAGCGACCACAGATGCGATCGCTGGCAAATACGCTGTCGATGTCTTGCAGCTTGCACAAAGCCACAAAATTGCCTCAGATGTCATCCCTGATGACACGCGATTTGGGACGGGTAAGCTGCAAATTTCCCTTGGCGACGAGCAATTCGATTTATCCCTTCGTAAAAATTCCAGACTCACTGATGTGGTGAGAGCCATCAATGGCGCCAGTGACAACCCCGGCGTTCGAGCCTCAATCATCAAAGACCGTAATGGACCAAGGCTCATTGCTGCCTCTGATCAATCTGGTGCTGAGAAGGCGCTCACGATTGGCGTTGAAGCTGAGCCAGGTAATGATCTGTTCCGTTTTGAGTTCAAAACCATAGAACAGCGCGTGCGCGATCTCGAACAAGCGCAAGCAGAAGCGTTAAGTGTACTTGGCTTGCCGCCACAAGACGGTGAACAAGAGCAAGCTGTAGGTGAGGCTCAAGAGTCTCTGCCAGGTGAAGAAACCGGCGATGGTCAAACCGTTGATGGGAAAGCGGCTGAAGACACGCAAAGTGTTGAGCAGGCAGCGCAAGAAGGCGAAGCCAATCCCGAAAGCCCTCAGGAGGCAAATTCTGGCCGCCCTGAAGATACCATTCCTGGTTGGACCGAAACGGCGTCTGGCACCCTAATGGATTCCTATCAAGCTCCAGAACCTGAGCTTGATGAAAAAGCGATTGAAAAATCGAAACAAGTCCCGGGTTGGTCGAACACCGCCTCTGGTACCTTAACCGACTCTTACGTCACCCCTGAAGAGGCGCAAGCCAAACTCGAAGATGAGCTTGCCGCTGAGAAAGCGGCGATCGTGAAGGCCGTGGCCGATGGCGATATGACGGAAGAAGAGGCCAAAAAACTAGAGCGCGAAAAACTGTCGCCAGAAGAGCGCGAACGGTTAGAAAAAGTCGAGGCAATCCAGTCAGAACTCGCTGAAGCTCAACGTTCAATGCAAATTTACATGGGGATGTCTGAAGTCCAATCTGCGCAAGATTCGGTCGTCCTTCTTGATGGTGTTGCTGAGCTCTCTAGCCACAACAATGTCATTGAAGATGCGATTGAAGGTGTCGACTTAACCTTAAAAGGTACCACCAAACCTGGCGAGCGAGCGGCCGAAATCGGCGTTGAGTACGATAGAGATAGTGTGCGTGCCGACATCGAACAGTTCGTCAATGCTTACAACCAGTTCTTCCAAGTCTCTCAGGATTTATCCAAAGTTGACCCGACCACGGGAAGAGCAGGGCCACTCGCGGGTGACAGTATCGTACGTAGCGCCGATTCCAGGCTAAAAAGCGTATTTTCAAGCAGTGTCGAAGGCGCACCAAAAGATCTGCAATCCCTCACTGAGTTCGGTATCACCACGACACGGGAAGGGCGTCTTGAAATTAACTATCAACTGCTTGATAAGCAGCTCAATAATAACTTTGGCAATTTAGGTGATTTCTTTGGTGGTAATAACGGTTTTGCCAAGAAGGTCGAAGATGCGATTCATAGCATGACGGGAATGACCGGCTCTATCCGTACTCGAGAGAAGAGTTTATCGGAGCAAAACTATCGCCTCAATGACGACCAAACCTCGCTAGACAGGCGTATGGAAGGCATTGAAAAGCGAACCCAAGACAAGTTCGCCGCGATGCAAGATGCGACCGGAAAAATGCAGGCGCAGCTTGCTGGCATGATGAATGCTCTATCATAA